One segment of Pseudomonadota bacterium DNA contains the following:
- the dapB gene encoding 4-hydroxy-tetrahydrodipicolinate reductase yields MTVPLKIALSGASGRMGIALIKALSTHPTLELVAAGIRPGTQALTHSQFENAGVSFAATLTVEATAALFEQADAIIDFSTPEHTVGLAALAAMHRKILVSGTTGLNSTQKEALIRAGEQTRVVWSANMSVGVNVLMALVERTAHTLGPDADIEIVEMHHRHKVDAPSGTALALGEAAAQGRGISLNDHAIKSRDGHTGARAQGSIGFATLRGGDVIGDHSVIFASQGERLELSHKASNRDIFAKGALVAAEWAAAKPNGFYTMRDVVKL; encoded by the coding sequence ATGACAGTTCCGTTAAAAATCGCCCTTTCGGGCGCCAGTGGCCGCATGGGCATTGCCCTCATCAAGGCGCTGTCCACCCACCCGACACTGGAGCTGGTCGCCGCCGGTATCCGCCCGGGCACGCAGGCGCTCACCCACAGCCAGTTCGAGAATGCCGGTGTCAGCTTCGCCGCCACCCTCACGGTGGAAGCCACCGCCGCCCTGTTCGAGCAGGCGGATGCGATCATCGATTTTTCCACCCCCGAACACACGGTCGGCCTTGCGGCGCTGGCCGCCATGCACCGTAAAATCCTCGTTTCGGGCACCACTGGCCTTAACAGCACGCAAAAAGAGGCGCTTATCCGCGCCGGGGAGCAAACCCGCGTGGTCTGGTCGGCCAACATGTCGGTCGGGGTCAATGTGCTAATGGCGCTGGTCGAGCGCACCGCCCACACGCTCGGGCCGGATGCGGATATCGAAATCGTCGAAATGCATCACCGCCACAAGGTGGATGCGCCGTCGGGCACCGCGCTCGCGCTGGGTGAAGCCGCCGCCCAGGGCCGTGGCATTTCCTTAAACGACCATGCCATAAAATCCCGCGACGGCCATACCGGCGCACGCGCGCAGGGCAGCATCGGTTTTGCAACCTTGCGCGGGGGCGATGTGATCGGCGACCACAGCGTCATTTTCGCCAGTCAGGGAGAGCGGCTGGAACTGTCGCACAAAGCCTCCAACCGCGACATTTTCGCCAAAGGCGCCCTCGTCGCCGCCGAATGGGCCGCCGCCAAACCCAACGGGTTTTACACCATGCGGGATGTGGTGAAGCTGTAG
- the tldD gene encoding metalloprotease TldD — translation MTATPDPFFSTGLLDRARSIRVLEDALHGADDGELYLEQRASESYLFDDGRLKQASGDTSQGFGLRAVKGETTAYAHSAELSDAALQRAAQTVRAVDAGQPGVHAKLEPAFGANHQFYTGDNPLAAVPFEAKLAVLQEIDAYCRGKNPLVKQVSATLAATWQMVHILRADGRAATDVRPLVRLSIQVVVGKDGKMESGSSGAGGRFMYDALTNPAGWQPVADEALRQALVNLEARPAPAGELPVVLGAGWCGVLLHEAVGHGLEGDFNRKGSSTFAGRIGEQVAARGVTVVDDGTFQDRRGSLSIDDEGTPTQRNVLIEDGILKGYLQDRMNARLMGVAATGSGRRESYAHAPMPRMTNTFMLGGTSSKAEMIAGVKRGIYAAYLGGGQVDITSGKFVFNATEAYMIEDGKISYPIKGATLIGSGPEIMGRITAIGNDMALDPGIGTCGKAGQSVPVGVGQPSLLISGMTVGGTELAS, via the coding sequence ATGACCGCGACCCCCGACCCGTTTTTCTCCACCGGCTTGCTTGACCGCGCCCGCAGCATTCGGGTGCTGGAGGACGCGCTGCATGGCGCGGATGATGGCGAGCTGTATCTCGAACAGCGGGCGAGCGAGTCGTATCTGTTCGATGACGGGCGGCTGAAACAGGCCAGCGGCGACACGTCGCAGGGCTTCGGCCTGCGCGCGGTGAAGGGCGAAACCACTGCTTATGCGCATAGCGCCGAGCTTTCCGATGCAGCGCTGCAGCGGGCAGCGCAGACGGTGCGCGCGGTGGATGCCGGGCAACCGGGCGTGCATGCGAAGCTGGAACCGGCCTTCGGCGCGAACCACCAGTTCTATACCGGCGATAACCCGCTGGCGGCGGTGCCGTTTGAAGCGAAACTGGCGGTGCTTCAGGAAATCGACGCCTATTGCCGGGGGAAGAATCCGCTGGTCAAACAGGTCTCGGCGACGTTGGCGGCGACCTGGCAGATGGTGCATATCCTGCGTGCGGATGGCCGCGCGGCGACGGATGTGCGGCCCTTAGTGCGGCTGAGCATTCAGGTAGTGGTCGGCAAGGACGGCAAAATGGAATCCGGCTCCTCGGGCGCGGGTGGCCGGTTTATGTATGATGCCCTCACCAACCCCGCCGGCTGGCAGCCGGTGGCGGATGAGGCGTTGCGGCAGGCGCTGGTGAACCTTGAAGCGCGTCCCGCCCCGGCGGGTGAGCTGCCGGTGGTGCTGGGCGCGGGCTGGTGCGGCGTGTTACTGCACGAAGCCGTGGGCCACGGGCTGGAGGGTGATTTCAACCGCAAGGGCAGCAGCACCTTCGCTGGCCGCATTGGGGAGCAGGTGGCGGCGCGCGGCGTGACGGTGGTGGATGACGGCACCTTCCAGGATCGGCGCGGCTCGCTGAGCATTGATGACGAAGGCACCCCCACCCAGCGCAACGTGCTGATCGAGGACGGCATCCTCAAAGGCTACCTGCAGGACCGCATGAATGCGCGGCTGATGGGGGTGGCGGCCACCGGCAGCGGGCGGCGCGAAAGCTACGCCCATGCGCCGATGCCGCGGATGACGAATACCTTCATGCTTGGCGGCACTAGCTCCAAGGCGGAGATGATCGCGGGCGTGAAACGCGGGATTTACGCGGCCTATCTCGGTGGTGGGCAGGTGGATATCACATCCGGCAAATTCGTGTTCAACGCCACCGAGGCCTACATGATCGAGGATGGTAAGATTTCCTATCCCATTAAGGGTGCAACGCTGATTGGCTCGGGGCCCGAGATCATGGGGCGCATCACCGCGATTGGCAATGATATGGCGCTTGATCCGGGCATTGGCACTTGCGGTAAAGCGGGGCAATCCGTGCCGGTGGGCGTGGGTCAGCCGAGCCTGCTCATTTCCGGCATGACAGTGGGCGGGACGGAGTTGGCGTCCTAG
- the coxB gene encoding cytochrome c oxidase subunit II gives MTHTPSSFLRTLCFTLLAAIVLSLPLHATAQEAAPADAPAATATTQAKPAEKPLTDSEKKEAIDAADAITTFDPAKQVGYAKPWQMYYQPASSPVMKQVEPLHDAVLYIITAIVLLVLGLLIYICLKFNKRANPKPQTFTHNKTIEIIWTVVPILILVGIAIPSLRIHYKAYNNETIISNPDLTIKVVGHQWYWSYEYPEQGIAFDSNLTADKDLRQDEPRLLSVDNAVVVPVNKVVRVQLTAADVMHAWALPAFGVKKGAIPGRLNETWFKAEKEGIYYGQCSILCGKQHGFMPIKIIVVNDEQFAAWVKGAKLKFASNDALQFAALTH, from the coding sequence ATGACACACACCCCCTCTTCGTTCCTGCGCACTCTTTGCTTCACCCTGCTGGCCGCCATCGTGCTGAGCCTGCCGCTGCACGCGACCGCGCAGGAAGCCGCCCCTGCTGACGCCCCGGCCGCCACCGCCACCACGCAAGCCAAGCCCGCTGAAAAGCCGCTGACCGACAGCGAGAAAAAAGAGGCGATCGACGCCGCGGATGCCATCACCACCTTCGACCCGGCCAAACAAGTGGGTTACGCCAAACCATGGCAGATGTATTACCAGCCCGCCTCTTCGCCCGTCATGAAACAGGTGGAGCCGCTGCATGATGCGGTGCTTTATATTATCACCGCGATCGTCCTTCTCGTGCTGGGGCTGCTGATTTACATCTGCCTCAAATTCAACAAGCGCGCCAATCCCAAGCCGCAGACCTTCACCCACAACAAAACCATCGAGATCATCTGGACGGTGGTGCCGATCCTGATCCTCGTCGGCATCGCCATCCCGTCGCTGCGCATCCACTACAAGGCGTACAATAACGAGACCATCATCAGCAACCCGGACCTGACGATCAAGGTCGTCGGCCATCAATGGTACTGGTCGTATGAATATCCCGAGCAGGGCATCGCGTTTGATTCCAACCTCACCGCCGACAAAGACCTGCGCCAGGACGAGCCGCGCCTGCTGAGCGTCGATAACGCGGTCGTGGTGCCGGTCAACAAGGTCGTGCGCGTCCAGCTCACCGCGGCGGATGTGATGCATGCCTGGGCACTGCCTGCCTTTGGCGTCAAAAAAGGCGCCATCCCCGGCCGCCTGAACGAGACCTGGTTCAAGGCCGAAAAAGAAGGCATCTATTACGGCCAATGCTCGATCCTGTGTGGCAAGCAGCACGGCTTCATGCCCATCAAAATCATCGTCGTCAATGACGAGCAATTCGCCGCCTGGGTCAAGGGCGCCAAGTTGAAATTCGCTTCCAATGACGCGCTGCAATTCGCCGCGCTCACCCACTAA
- the ctaD gene encoding cytochrome c oxidase subunit I, whose amino-acid sequence MAHAAAHDTHHDDHGTPKGWRRWVYSTNHKDIGILYLFYACFAGLLGAAASIVMRMELQYPGDQIFGGNYQLYNVFLTAHAFLMVFFLIMPALIGGFGNYFVPLMIGAPDMAFPRMNNISFWLLIPSIGLLVASSLVGTGEARGVGLGWTVQTPLSVVDGLHKGMAVDLAIFSLHLAGISSILGAINFIVTIFNMRAPGMTLFKMPLFAWSILITAFLLLLSLPVLGGAITMLLTDRNLGTNFFNPAGGGDPLLFDHLFWFFGHPEVYVLILPAFGIVSEVVATFSRKPIFGYLGMVAAMSCIGVLGFVVWAHHMFIVGLSPDTEAYFMIATMVIAVPTGIKVFSWIATMWGGSLTFETPMVFALGFIFLFTMGGVTGVMLANSAIDLTFNNTYYVIAHFHYAMSLGALFGVFTAFYYWVPKMSGYMYSEWMGKAHFWLFFVGTNLTFFPQHFLGMAGMPRRIPDYPAVYAGWNYWSSIGSYIGFGAALWFLVVVAEMFIRKRPAKANPWGEGATTLEWTLSSPPPFHTFETQPDYTKVTSAYPSHH is encoded by the coding sequence ATGGCCCACGCAGCAGCCCACGACACCCACCACGACGATCACGGCACCCCGAAAGGCTGGCGCCGCTGGGTCTATTCGACCAACCACAAGGATATCGGTATCCTGTACCTGTTTTACGCCTGCTTCGCGGGCCTGCTCGGTGCGGCCGCCTCCATCGTCATGCGCATGGAACTGCAATATCCGGGCGATCAAATCTTTGGCGGCAACTACCAGCTCTATAACGTATTCCTGACCGCGCACGCCTTCCTGATGGTGTTCTTCCTCATCATGCCGGCGCTCATCGGCGGTTTCGGCAATTATTTCGTGCCCCTCATGATCGGCGCGCCCGACATGGCCTTCCCGCGCATGAACAACATCTCCTTCTGGCTGCTGATTCCGTCGATCGGCCTGCTGGTCGCCAGCTCGTTGGTCGGCACCGGGGAAGCCCGCGGCGTCGGGTTAGGGTGGACCGTGCAAACACCGCTTTCCGTGGTCGATGGCCTGCATAAAGGCATGGCGGTGGATCTGGCGATCTTCTCGCTCCACCTTGCCGGTATCAGCTCAATCCTCGGCGCAATCAACTTCATCGTCACCATTTTCAACATGCGCGCACCGGGGATGACCCTGTTCAAAATGCCGCTGTTTGCGTGGTCGATCCTTATCACCGCTTTCCTGCTGCTGCTGTCGCTGCCGGTGCTTGGCGGCGCCATCACCATGCTGCTGACCGACCGCAATCTCGGCACCAACTTCTTCAACCCGGCCGGCGGCGGCGATCCGCTGCTGTTCGACCACCTGTTCTGGTTCTTCGGCCATCCGGAAGTCTATGTGCTCATCCTGCCCGCCTTCGGCATCGTGTCCGAAGTCGTCGCCACCTTCTCGCGCAAGCCGATCTTCGGTTATCTCGGCATGGTCGCGGCGATGAGCTGCATCGGCGTGCTCGGCTTCGTCGTCTGGGCACACCATATGTTCATCGTCGGCCTATCGCCCGATACCGAGGCGTATTTCATGATCGCCACCATGGTCATCGCGGTGCCGACCGGCATCAAGGTCTTCTCGTGGATCGCCACCATGTGGGGCGGCTCGCTCACCTTTGAAACGCCGATGGTGTTTGCGCTGGGCTTCATCTTCCTGTTCACCATGGGTGGCGTCACCGGCGTCATGCTCGCCAACTCGGCGATCGATCTGACTTTCAACAACACCTATTACGTCATCGCCCACTTCCATTATGCGATGAGCCTGGGCGCGCTGTTTGGCGTGTTCACCGCCTTCTATTACTGGGTGCCGAAAATGTCGGGCTACATGTATAGCGAGTGGATGGGCAAGGCGCATTTCTGGCTGTTCTTCGTCGGCACCAACCTGACCTTCTTCCCGCAGCATTTCCTCGGCATGGCCGGCATGCCGCGCCGCATTCCGGATTATCCAGCCGTGTATGCGGGCTGGAATTACTGGTCGTCCATCGGCTCGTATATCGGCTTTGGCGCGGCGCTGTGGTTCCTCGTCGTGGTTGCTGAAATGTTCATCCGCAAGCGCCCGGCGAAAGCCAACCCATGGGGTGAAGGCGCGACCACGCTGGAATGGACGCTGAGCTCCCCGCCACCGTTCCACACCTTCGAAACCCAGCCGGACTACACCAAGGTAACGAGCGCCTATCCGAGCCATCACTAA